From the genome of Deltaproteobacteria bacterium, one region includes:
- a CDS encoding metallophosphoesterase, whose protein sequence is MFVIGDIHGCAKALEQLLAEIPTGETIFAVGDLIDRGPDSSKVVSICMESGIRSVMGNHEHMFLDYLDGAHFYGRGLFFANGGRETIESYGGNIPEDHIDYLRSLPLYIETDHFILSHAGVHFAYTLKDACNIKPNCDFNLLWNRSPLADLGKVQILGHTYNQNVLEIREKRKLIGINIDTGCCHDGYGKLTAISLPDLNTIHVRRPC, encoded by the coding sequence TTGTTTGTTATTGGCGATATTCATGGCTGTGCTAAAGCGCTGGAACAACTTCTTGCTGAAATTCCAACCGGTGAAACAATCTTTGCTGTTGGTGACCTCATTGACAGGGGCCCTGATAGTTCTAAAGTAGTATCAATTTGTATGGAGTCAGGTATCCGTTCGGTCATGGGAAATCATGAACATATGTTTCTTGACTATTTGGATGGCGCGCACTTCTACGGTCGGGGGCTTTTTTTTGCAAATGGCGGCAGAGAAACGATAGAAAGCTATGGAGGCAATATTCCGGAGGATCACATAGACTACTTGCGGTCTCTTCCGCTCTATATTGAAACCGATCACTTTATTTTGTCCCATGCCGGTGTACATTTCGCGTACACACTGAAAGATGCCTGCAACATTAAACCCAATTGCGACTTTAATCTGCTTTGGAATCGTTCACCACTTGCTGATTTGGGAAAAGTTCAGATCCTGGGGCACACCTACAATCAAAATGTTCTTGAAATAAGGGAAAAGAGGAAGCTGATTGGAATTAATATTGATACGGGTTGTTGCCATGATGGGTATGGTAAGTTAACGGCAATTTCATTGCCGGACTTAAATACCATTCATGTGCGGCGGCCCTGTTAA
- the acs gene encoding acetate--CoA ligase, protein MSQVDITSVLHEERVFNPAKDFSANAHIKSMEAYEEIYARARKDPESFWAEQAEELHWFKKWNQVLDWKPPFAKWFVGGELNIAYNCIDRHLDTWRKNKAALIWEGEPGDERVLTYQDLHREVCRFSNALKSLGVVKGDRVAIYMGMVPELAIAMLACARIGATHSIIFGGFSSEALKDRINDAEANVVITADGAYRKGNEIPLKKNVDDSLVGCPTVEHVIVCKRTGSSCHMKTGRDHWWQDLMSDASADCPAERLDSEHPLFILYTSGTTGKPKGIVHSTGGYLLQTHLTSKWIFDLRDEDTYWCTADIGWVTGHSYIIYGILSNGATSVMYEGAPNYPGPDRFWEIVDKYQVNIFYTAPTAIRAFMKWGDEWPKKHNLSSLRLLGSVGEPINPEAWMWYHQVIGKEKCPIVDTWWQTETGAVMITPLPGATPAKPGSATRPFPGIVADVMTKDGKSVDADHGGYLVIKKPWPSMLRTIYRDPERYEKQYWSDIPGVYFAGDGARKDKDGYFWVMGRVDDVLNVSGHRLGTMEIESALVSHPLVAEAAVVGRPDDLKGQAVAAFVTLEGDTKATETLKEDLKIHVVNEIGAIARPDDIRFTDNLPKTRSGKIMRRLLRDIASGKETVGDVTTLEDMSVLARLREEDE, encoded by the coding sequence ATGTCACAGGTTGATATAACGTCCGTATTACATGAAGAAAGAGTTTTTAATCCGGCTAAAGATTTTAGCGCTAATGCCCATATCAAAAGCATGGAAGCGTATGAGGAGATATATGCCCGTGCCCGGAAAGATCCCGAATCTTTCTGGGCAGAGCAGGCTGAGGAACTGCACTGGTTTAAAAAATGGAACCAGGTACTTGATTGGAAGCCCCCTTTTGCTAAGTGGTTTGTGGGAGGGGAGCTTAATATCGCATATAACTGCATTGACAGACATCTGGATACGTGGCGTAAAAATAAGGCAGCCCTTATTTGGGAGGGTGAGCCCGGCGATGAAAGGGTGCTCACTTATCAGGACCTTCACAGAGAAGTTTGCAGATTTTCAAACGCACTTAAAAGTCTGGGTGTTGTAAAGGGGGATAGAGTTGCCATTTATATGGGGATGGTTCCTGAACTGGCCATCGCCATGCTCGCCTGTGCAAGAATCGGAGCAACCCACAGTATAATTTTCGGTGGATTTTCTTCAGAAGCGCTTAAGGACCGTATCAATGACGCTGAGGCAAATGTGGTAATTACAGCCGACGGCGCCTATAGAAAAGGTAATGAGATCCCCCTTAAAAAAAATGTCGATGATTCTCTGGTTGGCTGTCCTACTGTTGAACACGTTATTGTTTGCAAGAGAACCGGGTCGAGCTGTCATATGAAGACAGGTCGTGATCACTGGTGGCAGGACCTCATGTCTGATGCGTCGGCTGATTGTCCGGCAGAACGGCTTGACTCGGAACACCCACTCTTTATTCTCTATACCAGTGGTACAACAGGGAAGCCCAAGGGTATTGTCCATTCCACCGGTGGTTATCTCCTGCAGACCCATCTGACGAGTAAATGGATTTTTGACCTTCGTGATGAAGATACTTATTGGTGTACAGCTGACATTGGCTGGGTAACGGGTCACAGTTATATCATTTATGGTATTCTTTCAAACGGGGCGACAAGTGTTATGTATGAGGGGGCGCCTAATTATCCCGGTCCTGACCGCTTCTGGGAGATCGTTGATAAATACCAGGTAAATATTTTTTATACAGCGCCTACGGCTATCAGGGCCTTTATGAAATGGGGTGATGAATGGCCTAAAAAACATAATCTTTCCAGTTTGAGACTTCTCGGTTCTGTTGGAGAACCGATAAATCCTGAGGCCTGGATGTGGTATCACCAGGTTATTGGAAAGGAAAAGTGCCCCATTGTGGATACCTGGTGGCAAACGGAGACAGGGGCTGTGATGATAACACCGCTTCCAGGTGCAACACCGGCCAAGCCCGGTTCGGCCACAAGGCCTTTCCCGGGCATTGTGGCCGATGTTATGACGAAGGATGGAAAAAGTGTTGATGCCGATCACGGCGGCTATCTTGTTATCAAAAAGCCCTGGCCTTCTATGTTGAGGACGATATACAGAGATCCTGAGAGATATGAAAAGCAGTACTGGTCGGATATCCCGGGCGTATACTTTGCCGGAGATGGTGCCAGAAAAGATAAGGACGGCTACTTTTGGGTTATGGGACGGGTTGATGATGTTCTCAATGTGTCCGGTCACAGACTGGGAACTATGGAGATTGAAAGCGCACTGGTCAGCCACCCGCTTGTTGCGGAAGCTGCCGTTGTTGGCAGGCCTGATGATCTCAAAGGGCAGGCGGTAGCCGCCTTTGTCACCCTGGAAGGCGATACTAAAGCGACGGAGACATTAAAAGAAGATTTGAAGATCCACGTAGTTAATGAGATTGGAGCCATTGCCAGGCCCGATGATATCCGATTTACCGACAATCTCCCTAAAACGAGAAGTGGAAAGATTATGCGGAGACTTTTGAGAGACATTGCTTCAGGTAAGGAAACCGTAGGAGATGTTACGACCTTAGAGGATATGTCGGTCCTTGCGCGATTAAGAGAAGAGGATGAATAA
- a CDS encoding c-type cytochrome, with amino-acid sequence MNKYLKRRIGMKASLFLIVIILTITNPLKGRANGKRLYLKHCAQCHGQEGEGGKAYALNKEGLLVTADIDYFIGSIKYGRPLSGCPPHEKKLSQSDINELARFIKSWQMGKTIHSPGYKVEAKDSERGKELFPICGACHGLKTEGAMGPPLFDGGFLKSASDQVIRTTIMYGRPGTPMKGFTKGYGPFPLSMSDIDAIISYMRFKQIKGEN; translated from the coding sequence GTGAATAAATACCTGAAAAGACGTATAGGCATGAAGGCTTCACTATTTCTTATAGTTATCATTTTAACCATAACCAATCCATTAAAAGGACGGGCTAATGGAAAAAGGCTTTATCTGAAACATTGCGCCCAATGTCACGGGCAAGAGGGTGAAGGAGGCAAAGCTTACGCGCTTAATAAGGAAGGGTTATTAGTAACAGCTGACATTGATTACTTTATTGGAAGCATTAAATACGGAAGACCACTTTCAGGTTGCCCTCCCCATGAAAAAAAGCTTTCACAAAGCGATATTAACGAGCTTGCCCGGTTTATTAAAAGCTGGCAAATGGGTAAAACGATCCACTCTCCGGGCTACAAAGTAGAAGCAAAAGACAGCGAAAGAGGAAAGGAGCTTTTTCCTATTTGTGGCGCATGTCACGGCCTTAAAACAGAAGGCGCCATGGGACCGCCTCTATTTGACGGAGGTTTTCTCAAATCAGCATCAGACCAGGTAATTAGAACAACAATCATGTACGGTCGCCCCGGGACTCCCATGAAGGGATTTACGAAGGGATACGGACCTTTCCCTCTATCCATGTCTGACATTGACGCCATTATCTCTTATATGCGATTCAAGCAAATAAAGGGAGAAAACTAA
- a CDS encoding radical SAM protein, whose product MTKRCDLHCVHCYSDSANRLYSGELTTQEGKALIDSFASFRAPVIIFSGGDPLLRDDLFELASYARDKGVRPILSTSGIHITPQVAVRIKQTGITYVGVSLDGGEEVNDKLRGMKGAYNKAVEGLRHCRDAGLIAGIRFTMSKKTVGQLPAIFDLLEKENIKRGYFAHLVYSGRGQKFSREDLDHNETRQAVDYIFDKAGSFVADGKAKDIVTGSNDVDGVYLYLKLKETDPQRAEDLHKLLIGRGGNSSGVTLANIDNLGNVHPDQFWQHYSLGNVRDRDFGEIWMDRSDPVMNILKDRRAAIKGRCALCPHFDICGANYRVRAEFVTDDLWAEDPACYLTDEELGITAN is encoded by the coding sequence ATGACGAAACGCTGTGACTTGCACTGCGTCCACTGTTATAGCGATTCGGCTAACAGGCTCTATTCGGGCGAGTTAACAACACAAGAGGGAAAGGCTCTTATCGACTCTTTTGCCTCCTTCAGGGCGCCTGTAATAATTTTTTCAGGTGGAGACCCTTTACTCAGAGATGATCTCTTTGAACTTGCCTCTTATGCGAGAGACAAGGGGGTGCGTCCCATTCTTTCAACAAGTGGTATTCACATAACACCGCAAGTAGCCGTAAGAATTAAACAGACGGGAATAACGTACGTTGGCGTAAGCCTGGACGGTGGTGAAGAAGTAAACGATAAGTTAAGAGGAATGAAAGGCGCCTATAATAAAGCCGTAGAAGGATTGAGGCACTGCAGGGATGCAGGATTAATTGCCGGAATCAGATTTACCATGAGTAAAAAAACGGTAGGCCAATTGCCGGCCATTTTTGATCTCCTTGAAAAGGAAAACATAAAAAGAGGCTATTTTGCCCATCTCGTCTATTCGGGAAGAGGGCAAAAGTTTTCAAGGGAAGATCTCGACCACAATGAAACAAGGCAAGCAGTTGATTATATTTTTGACAAGGCCGGGAGCTTTGTTGCCGATGGCAAGGCGAAAGATATTGTCACAGGCAGCAACGATGTTGATGGTGTGTATCTTTATTTAAAACTAAAAGAGACTGATCCCCAAAGGGCGGAAGATCTTCATAAGCTGCTAATAGGCAGAGGAGGCAATTCATCGGGAGTGACACTTGCCAACATCGATAATCTGGGAAACGTTCACCCTGATCAATTCTGGCAGCATTATTCACTGGGAAATGTTAGAGACAGAGATTTCGGTGAAATATGGATGGATAGATCCGATCCGGTCATGAACATACTCAAAGACAGGAGAGCCGCAATCAAAGGCCGATGCGCCCTTTGCCCTCACTTTGATATCTGCGGGGCCAATTATCGTGTTAGAGCAGAATTTGTGACAGATGACCTATGGGCCGAAGATCCGGCTTGCTATCTGACTGATGAAGAATTGGGTATTACTGCTAATTAG
- a CDS encoding Lrp/AsnC family transcriptional regulator produces MELDLLLERIKQLKEAGIIRRFGAAMTPHKAGFSSNAMVTWNVPLEHENEAAEAMAAHARVSHCYLRDGFEGFPFTLYTMVHANSPEDLEVVLDELAELGNVKERRVLKSLKEYKKSSPVYFPEKM; encoded by the coding sequence ATGGAATTAGATCTTCTGCTCGAAAGAATAAAGCAACTTAAAGAGGCAGGAATTATAAGACGATTTGGCGCCGCCATGACGCCTCATAAGGCGGGATTTAGCTCAAATGCGATGGTTACATGGAATGTTCCCCTGGAACATGAAAACGAAGCCGCAGAGGCCATGGCGGCCCATGCCAGGGTTAGTCATTGTTATTTGAGAGACGGTTTTGAAGGGTTTCCTTTTACACTTTATACAATGGTGCATGCTAATTCACCTGAAGACCTTGAAGTGGTTCTTGATGAGCTTGCCGAGCTTGGAAATGTTAAAGAGAGGCGCGTTTTGAAGTCCCTTAAGGAATATAAAAAAAGTTCCCCTGTTTACTTTCCTGAGAAGATGTAG
- a CDS encoding AsnC family transcriptional regulator yields MDSVDKAILNEVQGNFPVSSDPYGDVGKKLGISGEEVLTRVKALKQNKIIRKVGPFFDAKKMGHRSTLCAVHVPEEKLRETADIISSYVEVTHNYLREGSPNVWFTLIAENEGEIERILSEISDKAGVGPIRNLPARRMFKIKVDLKLKG; encoded by the coding sequence ATGGATTCAGTTGATAAGGCAATTTTGAATGAAGTACAGGGAAATTTTCCTGTCTCTTCCGATCCTTATGGTGATGTCGGTAAAAAGCTTGGAATATCGGGTGAAGAGGTTCTGACAAGAGTTAAAGCGCTTAAGCAAAATAAGATTATCCGCAAGGTAGGCCCCTTTTTTGATGCCAAAAAAATGGGGCATAGAAGTACGCTTTGTGCTGTTCATGTTCCTGAAGAGAAATTGCGGGAAACAGCAGATATTATCAGCAGTTATGTTGAGGTTACCCATAACTACCTGAGAGAAGGCTCTCCTAATGTCTGGTTTACGCTCATTGCAGAAAATGAAGGGGAGATTGAGCGTATTCTTTCTGAAATTTCGGATAAGGCGGGTGTAGGGCCTATAAGGAATTTACCTGCCAGGCGAATGTTTAAAATTAAAGTTGATCTCAAGTTGAAAGGATAA
- a CDS encoding alginate export family protein, whose product MPSFAADVDWSGEVRVRYEQKDNWSDLDKDKGDLDRTTGQRTTINAKVAIDDQTTGFISIRDARNWGSENATNKLGSTVSTADEDQATDLSEGYLDVKNLVGPVGLKIGRQKLAYGNQRLIGHLEWTDWGRRFDAIKLNLKTEPVDVDFVTAKLSDNANETEDQLNFIYATLKVIPQNKLDVYAIQSIGGGDYTNAVGWTVHNNQNFLTTGLRLAGKAAGADWTAEFAKQSGDDKAEGTDINASAFAVTGGYTLPVLGGLRIGGEVFSGSGDDNSADKDNEAWQNLYPTNHFHYGISDFANTNWQNNTGAAVKVSMKPAKGLSVKIERWQMETTEDTGTKGGVETVESNIQVKYKLTEKTGLYVYYAMVDVEDDNAAAGAAEDQATKLGIQIAAKF is encoded by the coding sequence GTGCCGTCATTTGCGGCGGATGTAGATTGGAGTGGAGAAGTTAGAGTAAGGTACGAGCAGAAAGATAACTGGAGCGATTTGGATAAGGATAAAGGTGACCTTGATAGAACCACAGGTCAGCGTACCACTATTAATGCAAAAGTTGCCATAGATGATCAGACCACCGGCTTCATCTCCATCAGAGACGCAAGAAACTGGGGTTCTGAAAATGCAACTAATAAGTTAGGCAGCACGGTATCAACTGCAGATGAAGATCAGGCTACGGATCTTTCCGAAGGTTATCTTGATGTTAAAAACCTCGTTGGGCCCGTCGGTCTCAAAATAGGTCGTCAGAAGCTTGCCTATGGAAATCAAAGATTAATCGGTCATCTTGAGTGGACTGACTGGGGAAGACGTTTTGATGCCATCAAGCTGAACCTGAAAACTGAGCCTGTTGATGTTGATTTTGTGACGGCAAAACTCTCCGATAACGCTAATGAGACTGAGGATCAGCTAAATTTCATCTATGCTACTCTCAAGGTTATTCCCCAGAATAAGCTTGATGTGTATGCTATCCAGAGTATTGGTGGTGGAGATTATACGAACGCTGTAGGATGGACCGTTCACAACAACCAGAACTTCCTTACCACGGGATTGAGATTAGCAGGTAAAGCTGCCGGCGCTGACTGGACGGCTGAATTTGCCAAGCAGAGTGGAGATGACAAGGCAGAGGGCACGGATATCAATGCTTCTGCATTTGCCGTAACCGGTGGTTACACCCTTCCTGTGCTCGGCGGTTTAAGAATAGGTGGTGAAGTTTTCAGTGGTAGTGGCGATGATAATTCTGCTGATAAAGATAATGAAGCATGGCAAAACCTCTACCCAACAAATCACTTCCATTATGGTATTTCTGACTTTGCCAATACCAACTGGCAAAATAACACTGGTGCAGCAGTAAAGGTTAGCATGAAGCCTGCTAAGGGTCTCTCTGTGAAGATTGAGCGTTGGCAGATGGAAACAACTGAGGATACCGGCACTAAAGGTGGTGTCGAGACTGTTGAATCGAATATTCAGGTTAAGTACAAGTTAACTGAGAAGACAGGTCTCTACGTTTACTATGCTATGGTTGATGTTGAAGATGATAACGCTGCAGCTGGTGCTGCAGAAGATCAAGCAACCAAGCTCGGCATTCAGATTGCTGCCAAGTTTTAA
- the cobA gene encoding uroporphyrinogen-III C-methyltransferase — protein sequence MEKGKVYLVGAGPGDPDLITLKGKRLLEEAEVVIYDRLVGIGVLAYVNGEAEKIFVGKEDSFHTLPQEEINRLIADKAKLGKKVVRLKGGDPYIFGRGGEEAQLLYDEGVPFEVIPGVTAASGVAAYAGMPLTDRRHTSAVTFVTGHKRIGADIEDVNWKALAELDNTLVFYMGVKNLEPITDNLMKNGQRGDTPAAVVRCGTMPEQRTVEGTLTDICEKVEKSGLTPPALLLVGGVVTLRETLGWFERESVSA from the coding sequence ATGGAAAAAGGAAAAGTATATTTAGTCGGTGCCGGCCCCGGCGATCCCGATCTCATAACGCTTAAAGGAAAGCGTCTTTTAGAAGAAGCTGAAGTTGTGATTTACGACAGACTCGTGGGAATTGGCGTCCTGGCTTATGTTAACGGGGAAGCCGAAAAGATTTTTGTCGGTAAGGAGGACTCCTTTCATACCCTTCCGCAGGAAGAGATTAACAGGCTCATTGCCGATAAGGCCAAGCTGGGAAAAAAAGTAGTCAGACTCAAGGGGGGTGATCCCTATATTTTTGGCCGGGGAGGGGAAGAGGCTCAGCTTTTATATGATGAAGGCGTTCCCTTTGAAGTCATTCCCGGTGTCACCGCTGCTTCCGGTGTGGCTGCTTATGCCGGTATGCCTCTTACCGACAGAAGGCACACTTCAGCCGTTACTTTTGTAACCGGTCATAAAAGGATCGGAGCTGATATTGAAGATGTGAACTGGAAAGCCCTTGCCGAACTGGATAATACCCTTGTATTTTATATGGGTGTTAAAAACCTGGAACCTATTACCGATAATCTTATGAAAAACGGTCAGAGGGGAGATACGCCGGCAGCGGTAGTCAGGTGTGGGACCATGCCTGAACAGAGAACGGTTGAGGGTACGCTCACTGATATCTGCGAAAAAGTCGAAAAGAGTGGCCTGACTCCTCCTGCGCTTCTTCTCGTCGGAGGTGTTGTGACTTTGCGGGAAACCCTCGGCTGGTTTGAAAGAGAGTCTGTTTCTGCTTAG
- a CDS encoding GxxExxY protein, with product MHHKDRKVTKRSDELSQLIIGASIEVHRNLGPGLLESSYEESLCYELSLRDVSFERQKSLPLVYKGNELECGYRLDLLVEKLVVVEIKTVERIEPIHEAQLLTYLKLSGLWLGMLINFNVPVLKDGIRRIVN from the coding sequence ATGCACCACAAAGACAGAAAGGTCACAAAGAGGAGTGATGAACTTTCGCAATTGATAATCGGTGCTTCTATAGAAGTTCATAGGAACCTTGGTCCAGGACTATTGGAATCTTCTTATGAAGAAAGTCTCTGCTATGAGCTTTCATTAAGAGATGTTTCCTTTGAAAGACAAAAATCATTACCCTTGGTTTATAAAGGTAACGAACTTGAATGTGGTTATAGGCTTGACCTCCTGGTAGAAAAGCTTGTTGTTGTTGAAATTAAAACTGTAGAAAGGATAGAGCCGATTCACGAGGCACAGCTTCTTACATATTTGAAGCTCTCAGGCCTTTGGTTGGGGATGTTGATTAATTTTAATGTTCCTGTCCTAAAGGATGGCATTAGAAGAATTGTAAATTAA
- a CDS encoding protein nirF translates to MHYRIYSIVIIIALLLTGCYGMVRNDADRKIYGTASLMVIVERENGGIVVVDSVNHEVLGRVEDLGNLRHASMVFSRDGRYAYIIGRDGTLSKVDLILMKLEKKSKVGENSIGIAISRNNKYIMVCNYQPGGVVVLDSDSLDLLKEIPAVREMSDGKKVISRTVGPLDTADDLMMYGLMETGGVWIVDMKQEGFPVVKKYWDVGDTPYDQLITPDGRNYMVGFLGSDWMGLLDTWTLGDMKKIDVSEKKAGLKKYKEYDKVPVYHIPHLESWAISGDLAIVPAFGEKRAIVYNMRDWSLVKSIPIAGTGLFVVARPGGREVWVDNVAAPGSEEERLMQVIDMETLKVKKTIDAGKGAINPQFTPKGEAVYLSVMGENKVRVYDADSYELLKEIPVRKPSGIFCTDRTSKFGL, encoded by the coding sequence ATGCATTATAGAATTTATAGTATTGTGATCATCATTGCCCTGTTACTTACAGGGTGTTATGGCATGGTCAGGAATGATGCCGACCGTAAGATCTACGGAACGGCTTCGCTTATGGTAATTGTAGAACGTGAGAATGGCGGTATTGTCGTTGTTGACTCTGTCAATCATGAAGTATTGGGTCGTGTGGAAGATCTTGGTAATCTTCGCCACGCCAGCATGGTCTTTTCAAGGGATGGCAGATATGCCTATATCATAGGCAGGGATGGCACTCTAAGTAAAGTTGATCTGATATTGATGAAGCTTGAGAAGAAATCTAAGGTGGGTGAGAATTCTATCGGCATTGCCATTTCAAGGAACAATAAATACATCATGGTATGTAACTACCAGCCCGGTGGTGTCGTTGTGCTCGATTCTGATTCTCTCGATCTTTTAAAAGAAATACCTGCTGTCAGGGAAATGTCAGATGGTAAAAAAGTCATATCCAGGACCGTTGGTCCTCTCGATACGGCTGATGATCTTATGATGTATGGACTCATGGAAACGGGTGGTGTCTGGATTGTTGATATGAAACAGGAAGGATTTCCCGTTGTTAAAAAATACTGGGATGTGGGCGATACACCCTATGATCAGCTAATTACACCTGATGGCAGAAATTATATGGTTGGCTTCCTTGGATCCGATTGGATGGGACTTCTTGACACCTGGACGCTGGGTGATATGAAGAAGATCGATGTGAGCGAAAAGAAAGCGGGACTGAAAAAGTATAAAGAATATGATAAGGTGCCTGTTTATCATATTCCCCATTTAGAGTCTTGGGCCATTTCCGGTGATCTGGCTATTGTACCTGCATTTGGAGAAAAAAGAGCTATCGTCTATAACATGCGTGACTGGTCATTAGTCAAGTCTATTCCTATTGCCGGTACGGGCCTTTTTGTTGTTGCCCGGCCAGGGGGGCGTGAAGTATGGGTTGATAATGTTGCAGCTCCCGGCAGTGAGGAAGAGCGACTCATGCAGGTGATTGATATGGAGACACTGAAAGTTAAAAAGACCATCGATGCCGGAAAGGGTGCGATTAATCCCCAGTTTACACCGAAAGGTGAAGCTGTCTACCTGTCTGTTATGGGTGAGAACAAGGTGCGGGTCTATGATGCTGACAGTTATGAATTACTCAAGGAAATTCCTGTTAGGAAACCTTCGGGGATTTTTTGTACTGATAGAACGTCAAAGTTTGGACTTTAA
- a CDS encoding nitrite reductase has product MAGAPHNPVILKAGKKTYEKHCAECHHHERYGLVGPPLLPEYFGRKKDKDIQAAILEGLPATNMPPFKDKLSEKDVKALIAYIKSPVDKPIWGVEQMRDTWQISYFGLDEKKPKFDMTNFFMIVEGGKGTVHFMDGDRFKLLGAVEVGAIHGGPKFGRDLRYSFAVSRGGWIVKYDLIDFREVGRIRGGISTRNIAVSSDNKYLAQVNLLPKNIVIIDAFTMKPKEIIDPEATPGAVYALKSRGVFVVSLKDKAEILVINDKTLKVQRIKIDQPFTDFFIDPSERYLIGTSRGSDHFSVIDLVKSKVTKKVQSQGGMPHLASAAVWKNSKGTFAAFPHIGKPEISIIEMYTWQDKGKVKTKGAGFFARTHDKIRQIWADTGTDTIQIIDKDSLKVVKEIVPQKGKRAMHIEFNKDGSRALVSVWEDDGEVVIYNTKNFKVVKRMPFKKPVGKYNATNKRF; this is encoded by the coding sequence ATGGCAGGTGCTCCTCACAATCCGGTCATTTTGAAAGCGGGTAAGAAAACATATGAGAAACACTGTGCTGAATGCCACCACCATGAAAGGTACGGTCTTGTCGGTCCTCCCCTCTTGCCGGAATACTTTGGTAGAAAAAAGGATAAAGATATTCAAGCTGCTATTTTAGAAGGGCTTCCCGCTACCAATATGCCTCCTTTCAAGGATAAGCTAAGTGAGAAGGACGTCAAAGCGCTTATTGCCTATATTAAGTCTCCTGTGGATAAGCCGATTTGGGGTGTTGAGCAGATGCGTGATACCTGGCAGATTTCTTACTTTGGTCTTGATGAGAAAAAGCCCAAATTTGACATGACTAATTTCTTTATGATTGTCGAAGGGGGGAAAGGGACAGTTCACTTTATGGATGGGGACCGGTTTAAGTTGCTTGGTGCAGTAGAAGTCGGTGCTATTCATGGTGGCCCCAAATTTGGTAGAGATTTGAGATATTCTTTTGCTGTTTCAAGAGGAGGCTGGATAGTAAAATATGACCTTATCGATTTTCGAGAGGTTGGACGAATAAGAGGAGGTATCAGCACCAGAAATATTGCCGTCTCCAGTGACAACAAATATTTGGCCCAGGTTAACCTGCTTCCTAAAAATATTGTAATTATTGACGCTTTCACCATGAAGCCGAAAGAAATTATCGATCCTGAAGCGACACCCGGAGCTGTTTATGCTTTGAAATCAAGGGGTGTTTTTGTTGTGTCTCTTAAGGATAAAGCTGAAATTCTTGTAATTAATGATAAGACCTTAAAAGTGCAGAGGATCAAGATAGACCAACCCTTTACCGATTTTTTCATCGATCCTTCCGAAAGATACCTTATAGGTACCTCCAGAGGATCGGATCACTTTAGTGTCATCGATCTTGTTAAGTCGAAAGTGACAAAAAAAGTGCAATCTCAGGGTGGAATGCCACACCTTGCTTCTGCTGCCGTATGGAAAAACTCAAAAGGGACTTTTGCGGCCTTCCCACATATTGGGAAGCCTGAAATTTCCATTATTGAAATGTATACCTGGCAGGATAAGGGAAAAGTAAAGACAAAAGGCGCTGGATTTTTCGCCAGAACACATGATAAAATACGTCAAATTTGGGCTGATACAGGTACTGACACGATTCAGATTATAGACAAGGACAGTCTCAAAGTTGTTAAAGAAATAGTACCTCAAAAGGGCAAGCGGGCCATGCATATTGAGTTTAATAAAGATGGAAGCCGTGCTCTTGTTAGTGTCTGGGAGGATGATGGCGAAGTCGTCATCTATAACACGAAAAACTTTAAAGTTGTTAAGCGCATGCCCTTTAAAAAGCCTGTAGGTAAATATAACGCCACGAATAAAAGGTTCTAA
- a CDS encoding c-type cytochrome: MRIGTKILVAVIVGAFLLTAGPALAAHKTPEAPADYQSKKAPKAKKKDLKKGKKYYEKKCKKCHGSKGDGKGSSADDLKIPATAFNAPGYMKSKSDGQLFWITEKGSKGTDMEAFGPGSDVNLSEKKIWQIINYMRKEFTK; this comes from the coding sequence ATGAGGATAGGAACAAAAATATTAGTAGCTGTTATTGTCGGTGCGTTTCTTTTGACGGCCGGGCCCGCGTTGGCTGCCCATAAGACGCCTGAGGCGCCGGCCGACTATCAGAGTAAAAAGGCACCAAAAGCGAAAAAGAAAGACCTTAAAAAAGGAAAGAAGTACTACGAAAAGAAATGTAAGAAATGTCATGGTTCAAAAGGTGATGGAAAAGGTTCCTCTGCTGATGATCTTAAAATACCGGCCACTGCATTTAATGCACCAGGTTACATGAAGAGCAAGTCTGATGGGCAGCTTTTCTGGATTACTGAGAAAGGAAGTAAGGGGACTGATATGGAAGCTTTTGGTCCCGGTAGTGATGTAAACCTTTCTGAGAAGAAGATCTGGCAGATTATTAACTATATGCGTAAGGAATTTACCAAGTAA